The Meriones unguiculatus strain TT.TT164.6M chromosome 1, Bangor_MerUng_6.1, whole genome shotgun sequence genome has a segment encoding these proteins:
- the Vax1 gene encoding ventral anterior homeobox 1 has translation MFGKPDKMDVRCHSDAEAARVPKGAHKESRELKGAEGSLPAAFLKEPQGAFAAGAAEDCSKSKASPSADPDYCRRILVRDAKGSIREIILPKGLDLDRPKRTRTSFTAEQLYRLEMEFQRCQYVVGRERTELARQLNLSETQVKVWFQNRRTKQKKDQGKDSELRSVVSETAATCSVLRLLEQGRLLSPPGLPALLPPCATGALGSALRGPSLPALSAGAAAGSAAAAAAAAAPGPAGAAPQHPPAVGGTPGPGPAGPGALHAGAPAAGHGLFSLPVPSLLGSVASRLSSAPLAMAGSLAGNLQELSARYLSSSAFEPYSRTNSKEGAEKKALD, from the exons ATGTTCGGGAAGCCAGACAAGATGGACGTCCGGTGCCACTCGGACGCCGAGGCCGCCCGGGTCCCGAAGGGCGCGCACAAGGAGAGCCGCGAGCTCAAGGGCGCCGAGGGGAGCCTGCCCGCCGCCTTCCTCAAGGAGCCGCAGGGCGCCTTTGCGGCGGGCGCCGCGGAGGACTGCAGCAAGAGCAAAGCCAGCCCCTCCGCCGACCCGGACTACTGCCGCCGGATCCTGGTCCGAG ATGCCAAGGGCTCTATCCGAGAAATCATCCTGCCCAAGGGCTTGGACCTCGATCGGCCCAAGAGGACACGCACGTCCTTCACGGCGGAGCAGCTCTACCGGCTGGAGATGGAGTTCCAACGTTGCCAGTACGTGGTGGGCCGGGAGAGAACTGAGCTGGCCCGGCAGCTCAACCTGTCGGAGACCCAG GTGAAGGTCTGGTTCCAGAACCGGCGAACCAAGCAGAAGAAGGACCAGGGCAAGGACTCGGAGCTGCGCTCCGTGGTGTCGGAGACCGCCGCCACGTGCAGCGTGCTGCGGCTGTTGGAGCAGGGCCGCCTGCTGTCGCCGCCCGGCCTGCCCGCGCTGCTGCCGCCCTGCGCCACCGGCGCCCTCGGCTCGGCGCTGCGCGGGCCCAGCCTCCCGGCCCTGAGCGCGGGCGCCGCCGCGGgctcggccgccgccgccgccgccgccgccgccccgggCCCCGCGGGCGCCGCGCCCCAGCACCCGCCGGCCGTGGGCGGCACCCCCGGGCCGGGGCCCGCGGGGCCGGGCGCCCTGCACGCGGGAGCCCCGGCTGCCGGCCACGGCCTCTTCAGCCTGCCCGTGCCGTCGCTGCTGGGCTCCGTCGCCAGCCGCCTGTCCTCGGCCCCGCTGGCCATGGCTGGCTCGCTAGCCGGGAATTTGCAAGAACTCTCGGCCCGGTACCTGAGCTCCTCGGCCTTCGAGCCTTACTCCCGGACCAACAGTAAAGAAGGGGCCGAGAAGAAGGCGCTGGACTGA